The window CGTTTGTTTGTCTTGCAGATCCCAATgcaacttaaaaattaaataattttaattgtaattttcaaaaaatataaaaaattgatatttaaaaagtataaattGAGACGAAACTATTAAAATcccacacacatatatatatgtttttttatatagattCACGAGAAATCATAATTAAAGTTTGacattaaaatatttcataaatttcatttgagaagaaaatatgaaaacaaatgaagtataatttatttgaacGCAATTAAAAGAAATCTTACGTATAGAATTGGCTTTTAAAACATTGCtcaaatgatcaaaataaaataagagaaGCTAATCTTAtgtaacaaaattttttaagataatttgtatttatatacatataaaaagaGTACATAAAACATAAAACATACGTTAAGTAAATCCAGTAGGGAATGTAGCACTTGTGGATAGTCTAATTACGCAAGCTAAGCTAATATATATTAATCataaatcttgtttaattttatatgaCGTACGTAGTGAAGTATTTTGATACGATCAAAAGGTTGACATTCGACTTTGGATCGCCTCGGAATTACATCCAAACTTATCTTAATTTCATTCCACGTTTTTGATATGTGGCAATCATTACAAATGATACAAATTTGACTTCTTCATGGAAATTGGAAACTTCTTTTAAGAGTTAATTGCATTAACTTACAACTATTAGTGACACAATCATATTACTATTAATTACTTCTTCCGTTTCTTAAACAagttttcttttgttattttgggtgtttcatttattgttttcaTAAAGAATCTTtcaatttatatcacaaattttggacaacaATAACCTTgctcatcctcattttaatattttaataatgcttttgGTCTCCACACATCTTGCAcgaacttcattttaacatttttttttctatttcttaTGGTCCCTACatgttttctactaactttataaaaacatttttttatcaGTTGTGATCCCGATATTCTTTTCaccaactttcttttaatattttttaatgtttgtgaTCTCctcttttcctccatcaaatttattatttaataaaataatacctTCACTgtctaaaagattctatttcttttaattctcGTGAACATTCCTTATGGGCACTTCATTAAGGACGGAGAGAGTATACCTTGTATGTATTTCACAACAAAGGTAATACATAGTGGGGTTGTTTGAGAAATAGATGTTTGCtttttagtaaatttatttGACAAGATTTGTGTTCACTCTTTTGGTTGTGTTTAAGCTAGTTGAATAAGTTATTTGTTTAATGCACGATGTTTGGTGAACCAAACttagatttttcattttaatttaaaagtcaacttttttagctattttaacACTATGTTGATGGAAAAAACTAAAGCGAAAGTAATACGAAGGTTTTACGGGGGATTAGAGATTCCTtgttgtttggataacaaaatgaGAGGGAAAGGATTAACAGAGAGATTTGTAGAGATTAGATGGATGATTTTTATTaagatattaatattttcaaagtTGAAAAGCTTTAAAGGATAAACTCACAAGACTTACTTcttaaaaaatctataaaaaataCTTACTTAATTTAGAAATTATTCACTTTTGATTCCCTTAGATTTTAATAATCAACTACTAAAACAAAGTTAgcctttatttattaataacaaGAAATCAActaatgaaattgaaaattatacatTTATTTGAAACCCTAGCTATAAACCATAATTACTAAAATGATGGTAGGAAAATAGTACAAGTTACGaaataatatctaaaaaaaacccataaccGAATTACATTATATATCAAATTCAAAGAGACAGAAAAAATACACGGAGTATAATTTAGCAAGAAAGCTTATCACCAGGAGAAACACCAAGCTGATTACAATACTGAGTATAATACCCAACTCTAGCATTAACAGCAGGTGTATTTCCACCATTACATTCCATTCCATTAATAGCTTTAATAGTAGACCCGAAACCTTGACCCGAAATTATCAGATTGTGAACATTGTTCATCCAAAACCAGAAAGCAGTCCTGAATGCAATAACCGGGTCATTGGCAACAGTTTCGGGTGCATTCAACCCGTCAAACCCAATACTCTGGCCCGCTGGCCCGTAGTTGTAGTTCCATGAGATCTGAATTGGTCCTCTCCCGTAGTATTTTTTGTCTGGATTACATGGCCATTCTGTGTTGTTCTCGTCACAGTAGTCGCCTGATGCTCCATTTATTTCCTCTATGTAGCAAAAATCTATGTAGCAAACAATTTCATTAATTAATCATACGTTCATGTTGGAGTAAATTAGGGCCCGCCATAGATTTGAGAGGCCTGGGGCGAAACATAATTATAGGAtcctaattactaaatatattattattggtCACTgactattaaatattaaagcgtttttttttttaatttattttttggatAGATCTGGGGCATAGTCGCACAGACCAATCTTACCTCTTTATAAGACCGAACCTGAGTAAATACATACTACTCTGTCCTCTTTGATTTACATCAAACAGGAATTAGTTTATTGTTTAAAAAGTCGTAATAAATGAAAtgagagaatgaattgtgtagatgaaattaaaagagagttaaaatgtatggatacgattaaaagaaagtggtgcaCCATTGTCCAAcgataaaaatgatgcaaattaaatagaacggaccaaaatagaaaataatgcaaattcaatAGGACGGAGGGAGTACATATATAGGTTTCAAAAAGATTGGATTGTAGTGAAGCTTATATGCTTCAGAAACTATTTGGTAATATAATATGAGtacaatataaatttataatatatattatataaatatataaatttataaattagtaCTCATTTTATGAATTAATCCTAGCCCTAATTTTTGTAGGATTGGACTTTGgagtataaatttataatatgaGTACAAAATTAGGGTTaggatttataaattaaaaaaacatgattattaAACTTATCAAAAGATATTCCTAACAGATTTATAATATAACAGTactaattttccattaccattttTACTATTTAGTACCGATTATATACCAAACGAGCCCATAGATCAGGTAGTAGAATTGTAAGCTAATTAAGTAAAAAGAAAGAGATGAATTATTATATACTACTTACGTCCAGTTTCATGCGTAAGATGAGCGAAGAAAGCAGCAATTTCACGCATAGAATCATCTCTTGATCCAACCGTACCAAACTGAGGATAATAATTTAGAGCATCCAAGAAAGCCGCCCTACTATAAAAATTCTTACCAGCACAACTAGAATCAGCTTGACCAATTATCCCATTAAAGAAATCATCAGTCACTACATCCGCCACCGAAACCCCGCTTGGCGTCGACGGAGACGGTGTCACCGGACTGTAACACGGCCCTTCTCGGCACCCATCGCCGCAGTAATCAGCCGTGTCGCCGCAGTAGCCCCATTTACTGCAGCATAAGTTGGCGGCACAACCGCAGTTTTGGGCCTTAACTAGGTTACTTGTTACACAAGTTAGGGTTAGAATTGTTAATACAATGGTTTTGGGAGAATTCATGGTTTTTTTGATGTGGGTTTTGTGGTGAAAGAAAAGGGTATTTATAGATGTGGAGGGGACTGTGAAGTCTATTTTGGGTAGctgtttgttaattgttattacATGGGGAATGGGTATATGAATAGGATATGTGTGTTTATAGCGTGTGTTTGACTTATGAGATTTGTTTCTAGATGGAGAATGGGTGAACTGTTTACTTTTGACTTTGGTTTGGTCAACTTATGTGATTATGATTTATAAATGTTTGGTTTACTTGGTTCGTAAATGATGCAACTTTACTAATGCAAGTTGTGCTAATCATGAAgctttattaattagttatgtGATAGTTATCAACTTGATATCTTTTTATATGTTAGGGGtttgaaaaaggaaaaaggtgGTGGATAGACTATATATGAATCTTTTTTGAGgaaagaatgatgaaaaatgtGCACACTAAAATACTCTTCTAAATAGATAgactctacaaaaaagaaatatgagTAACATACAACTTGCCTAAGGAGATACCCGCAATTGATAGGTAAATTATTCGTACCTTCCCCATGAGATATTACTAATCTCTTTTATAcacactacaaaaaactatcaAATTGGCGACAGACGGTTTCGTCGCCATTTGatagctaaatggtcaaaaagtAGGGTTGGCGACCGGCGGGCGACGGCTAATGTGGTGGTCGCTAATCTCAAAGTGGACGCGTTTTCCTCGCCAGTAAAACTGGCGACCAACTGGCGACCACCACCCGTCGCCAAACTGGTGACCACCCCCTGCTAGCTGTTTGGCGACCATCTTTTCATAGCTGTTACGTCGCCAGCATGGCGACCACATTTTCATAGCTGTTTGGTCGcccctttttttaattaattaaaatatacatatatatatatatatatatatatatatatattatatttattgtaatattaagataaatatatatatacacataaaacaagtaaataaaaataaagaactggaaatatatatatatatatatataattaaagtttatgtacaaattcacaaaaagtacatatatttaatcattcatttggaggagggggttgatacatctcgttctctttgaatttgttcaGTCTCATAGGCAGTCTAAACATTTCTCATTTGCACCGCTttccataattgattattgaactccaTTTGCCGTGCTTCTTGTAAATATTTCGTAGGCTGTGGTTCTTTGACCTTTCGATTGttcttgaaatattaaaaaaaaacgatataaaactaaataatgaACATAAAAAAATACTGGAAAATTTTAGCActaaatatgtttcaaaaatgccattattcgaaaatatataaaaaaaaacataaaaatatatcgaaaataacataaaacaatatctaggcaaaaaaataacatcatgaaacaaaaattgggcaaaaaaataacattacatcaatcataaattataataaacactaACCTTTTAGTAACAAGATGAGAATTTTAGAGTTGGAAAGAaagataagaaaataaatagagaatgagattaatggatgaaaagaaaatttagagTTGGTAACATAATGAGGCGTATAAGGGTTGAagaaatataagttaaataaaGATAGAGTTGTAGGAAATGAGAAATAAGGGCAAAGAGTTGGTTTTATAACCAGCAACTGGCGAC of the Amaranthus tricolor cultivar Red isolate AtriRed21 chromosome 6, ASM2621246v1, whole genome shotgun sequence genome contains:
- the LOC130816128 gene encoding endochitinase EP3-like gives rise to the protein MNSPKTIVLTILTLTCVTSNLVKAQNCGCAANLCCSKWGYCGDTADYCGDGCREGPCYSPVTPSPSTPSGVSVADVVTDDFFNGIIGQADSSCAGKNFYSRAAFLDALNYYPQFGTVGSRDDSMREIAAFFAHLTHETGHFCYIEEINGASGDYCDENNTEWPCNPDKKYYGRGPIQISWNYNYGPAGQSIGFDGLNAPETVANDPVIAFRTAFWFWMNNVHNLIISGQGFGSTIKAINGMECNGGNTPAVNARVGYYTQYCNQLGVSPGDKLSC